Below is a window of Malus domestica chromosome 13, GDT2T_hap1 DNA.
CTAACAGTGTTAAGGAATATTCCATCCAAAAACAAGCATATACCATTGATTATTAACGGCGTCATCTAACACCGTTATCATATTCCATCAAAATTGACGAAATatgccttcatcttcttcgaCGAGTCTCCGGACGTTGTTGATTTTGCCGGTTTCTGGGTTTAATTTCAAAACCTTATATCTCTCGTTTTAACACCAAACTTCATGAAACTTGAACCATTTTGAAGATCTCACCAAGACGAACAAAACTATACCTGAGTCGAGCCCTGAAATCACCGGAAAATTGACAGAAAAAGACTCGATATTCCGGCAATTCTTAAAACTCATGGTTCTCAATAATCcgacgtccaaattcttccaacgaaccacttcgagcctcgtgaggacctccctaagctacctataagcttgaaatcccCAAAAAACACGTGATTTTACGAttgcatgaatagtacctaaaTCGGAGTTCGAGAGAAACTAGGTTTTTTGAAGGTTTCAAGTTCTAAAAATAGTACGAATGGACTGAGGAGCTTGTAGGGAACAAAAACATTACCTTTTTAATGTCGATCCGTGCCTGAAATGGAAAGCTTGGAGTTTGTTCGTACGTTTTGTACGGATTTTCTAAAAAATCTataaggaaggagagagagattgcacgagagagagagagaggaagagtttgcgtgtgtgtgtgagtggtccacgtgggtcaccaaccaaaaccacaaaaactaAGTTCTAATTTGGtccaaaaattaaggaaaaacatAAGTTTGGACCACCACTAACAAGCATAACACACACCACAACACTCACGTCCAAGGATAAAATAGTCAACTCACGTCATCACTAATTTattttgggacgggctgtgacacaaggagtgtagttgtaaaaaaatcatcaaaatcgaagttaaaatgaccgttaaatcgtgatttttcattttataatcgttgaaaagttttgtcccgttacttgatccctgaatgtttgttttttgcaatttttggcatatgcgatctcgaagtatatacaaacatgtttgacggttgggtaGTTAAAGCTAGTTTCaaagaatgcgtatcccatcaaaacaatagattcactaacacttaagagtttactcatacttttattaagtataacataagattttatggtatccactagtgtaaatattttaaattgaagatcgagtttattcattgtattcatatagggtcaaggagtgtagctgtaaaaaaatcatcaaaattggagttaaaataaccattaaatcatgatttttcattgataaccgtcgaaatgttttgttttgttacttgatctctgaatgtttgttttttgcaaatttttgctgatgcgatatcgaagcatatacaaacaaatttgacagttagatcattgaaattagtttcgtagaattcgtatcccatcaagttcaatggtatatatatttattaagtagatttaaatttatttattttgtacgtataacacttaagaaattaaatgatatttatatttaagctaatccaatggtcaccaatttttaatatttaatttatatatatatatatatatataattattataatttttgttaaattaatatatataattattatagtatttttttagggttataaaattaaaattttgtttatcGTGTTACCTACGTGTATACCAGTACtagaaccaacccgttatcttaacagataCTTATCGGGTTACCTGATAATGATCCGATTCGTTATCGTATCGATCGAAACAGATATTAATTTCGTATCGTATCATGTTAAATTATCGAGTCGTGTTAAGAATGGCTAGGCTTACTTCAGCAGCTGTCGGTAGAGCTTCGTGGGTCATCCCCCTCCAACATAATTCCAGTCTGTTCCTTCACTAAACCTCAAACACCTTCCAGATGTCCCGATCCAATCACCCTTGTCATTTGCCGTCCACTCCCTCCCCAACTTGCACTCCATTTAACCCCCAACACTCCCATCTACCCCAGTCCCGAACGCGACACCCCGTCGAACGCTTACCTCATCAAAACGAAAAGCTCGCTCTTAACTCCCAATTGCCAAGATCTGAAGCAAACCCATTTCTTCTCCTACACCCAAGCATGCAGATTTACGCTGCTGCATTGCTGGCGGTGGTGGCGCTGAGTGTAATCCTGGGTGCCAGCAGCGACGGCGATCACTCGTCCACCGTCGCCAAAGTGAAGACGGTGAAGGGGAAGAAGCTGTGCGACAAAGGGTGGGAGTGTAAAGGGTGGTCAAAGTATTGCTGCAATCTCACCATCTCCGATTTCTTCCAGACTTACCAGTTTGAGAATCTCTTCTCCAAGAGGAACACGCCGGTGGCGCACGCCGTTGGGTTTTGGGATTACCAGGCGTTTATCACCGCCGCGGCGCTTTTCGAGCCTCTTGGATTTGGGACCACCGGGGGGAAGCTTATGCAGATGAAGGAGGTCGCCGCCTTTCTTGGACATGTCGGCAGCAAAACCTCTTGTAAGTCACCATACTTGTTTGTGCATAGAATTGCAATGGTGGGTAGCTCTTGCTTTGCTAATTAGTAATGTTGTTAGTTGGATGCTTAAAATTGTTGAACATTGAGCCGAATGAATTGGATTTGATTTCATTTGTTTGGGGAGTTGTTTAGTTTGAGTTAATTGGGTTTATGAACAATGTTGTTTTCGACGAAAAAATAAACATCAGATTGGATTTCGTTTATCACATGCATTTTCCACGTGTTAAAAGTGTTTATTTAATGAGTAATCCTTTGTAGATTTTGTTAAAACTTGATATTGTTGTGAATACAAAGAACATGCTTAATAAAAGTGTAGGTTTCTGAAATTCATGTATGTACACTAGTGTTCTTAAGTTTGTTGACGTTAATGGGGATGATTGTTCCAGGTGGTTACGGTGTGGCCACAGGAGGACCGTCGGCGTGGGGGCTTTGCTACAACAGGGAAATGAGTCCCATGCAGTCGTACTGCGATGACTATTACAAGTACACATATCCCTGCAGTCCTGGAGCTGAATACTATGGTCGTGGTGCTTTGCCAATCTACTGGTTCgtattccttttatttatttcattggTTAATGTGGATTTCCTTTCCCGTGCTTTCTTTTAGCaaataaattaaccaaaaagGATGTCAGTTGAGTTGTGAAGTAGAGCGAGCTGTCATTAGATGAGATTAATTTGTTAGTGTACTCATGTAATGCCATTATGCCATTAGCAAGTTCACAAACTAGAAGATAACTAGTGAAAATTTACCTGTGGCGGAAACTAGATAGAGTTGTTTTGTAGGCCAGACAGTAGGTCAGACATATTTGTCACATTTGTGTTTTTCCTCAAATCTAGTGACATCTGAAGTTTTTAGGTTgtagtttgagttctttgaaaAGACAATATTACCAATTTTATATTGGTTTTCTACTATCTAGGAACTACAATTACGGTGCAGCTGGAGAAGCTTTGAAGGTGGATCTGTTGAACCATCCAGAATTCATTGAGCAGAATGCTACTCTTGCATTCCAGGCTGCAGTATGGAGGTGGATGACCCCTATCAAGAAGTCACAACCCTCAGCCCACGAAGCATTTGTTGGAGACTGGAAGCCCACCAAGAATGATACTTTGGCTAAGCGGTTTCCTGGATTTGGTGCTACAATGAATCTTCTTTATGGGGAATCAGTTTGTGGCCAGGGTGACATTGATGCCATGAACAACATCGTTTCACATTACCAGTACTACCTTGACCTTATGGGTGTCGGTCGAGAAGAGGCAGGACCTCATAAAGTGCTAACTTGTGCCGAGCAGGTTGCATTCAACCCAATCAAGCCTGCTGTTACTGCATCTTCTTGAGATCTATATGGTGTTTTGGTTGCCTGCACTGTCAAAGCCAAGCCATCTTCTTCTCTCATCAGCTTAGAAATTTAAAGGGAAAAGGGAAATTGAAGCCCATCTTCTCTACAAGGTGAAGTATTAATAAAAAGGTGTCGAAGCTAGATGTTAATATGATTATTTGAAACTAGATGTGTGGAGATGCATATCTGTGAGAATATAACTGTTGGTTGATTCGTTGCCATACTTGGTTATTTTGCTTTTTTGGTTCTGAAATCCATTCGTCTCCACTATCGAAATATGTGGCTTgtgtaatttgttatatgtaattTACAAACCGTTTTGTTCACTCGTATTTGCATCAGTTATGGACTTGTAAAGTTGAGTGATAAAGTTTCATCAGTATATggtgttaactacattgcaaaagatgaagattggtacagaggaagagaaagaattggtagagagaaaacaagagagattgtattgattgattagagaaaatgtatacaacTGAACTTAAGGAAATGATAGCTATACAATCCTTTATATAGTCATATATCCCAATTACAATAATACTCTTCTAACTAT
It encodes the following:
- the LOC103453829 gene encoding chitinase-like protein 1, with protein sequence MSRSNHPCHLPSTPSPTCTPFNPQHSHLPQSRTRHPVERLPHQNEKLALNSQLPRSEANPFLLLHPSMQIYAAALLAVVALSVILGASSDGDHSSTVAKVKTVKGKKLCDKGWECKGWSKYCCNLTISDFFQTYQFENLFSKRNTPVAHAVGFWDYQAFITAAALFEPLGFGTTGGKLMQMKEVAAFLGHVGSKTSCGYGVATGGPSAWGLCYNREMSPMQSYCDDYYKYTYPCSPGAEYYGRGALPIYWNYNYGAAGEALKVDLLNHPEFIEQNATLAFQAAVWRWMTPIKKSQPSAHEAFVGDWKPTKNDTLAKRFPGFGATMNLLYGESVCGQGDIDAMNNIVSHYQYYLDLMGVGREEAGPHKVLTCAEQVAFNPIKPAVTASS